Genomic DNA from Hymenobacter jejuensis:
GTACACGTCGTAATACTCTTGCAGTGAGCCCAGTAAGTCGCCGGCTTGCGCGTTGTTCAGCTCGCCGTGGCCTTCGACAACGCCAATGCGCTTGCGGCGACCGGGAGCCAGCTTGCGAATGGTGCTCGCCAGCTCATATTCCAGGCCTTCAATGCTTTGGTTGAGGCGCACGTCGGATGGGGCAGCCTGGTTGCCTCGCAGCAGCAGCACCTGCTTTTCTTTCCCCCCCATGGCTATCGTAGCCCACGGAAAGATGATTTTCTCGACGCGCTTGCCGTTTTCGGTAGCGGCTAGGTTGGTAGGACGCAGGCCTTTTTTCAACAGCGTAGCGTAATAGTCGTTGCGGGCCTTTTCGGTGCTGGCTGCGCTAGGATCAACGAATACATAATGCAGGTTTGCACCGCCGTACACCTGAAATTCGTTAAGTGTCTCTCTAACAGATTGTTGCAAACGCCGGAAAGCGGGCGGAAAATCGCCTTCCAGGTACACCGTTACGGTCACCGGCGATTTGAGATCGCGCAGCAGCTGCTTGGTAGCCGGCGACATGGTGTAGCGCTTTTCCTGCGTCAGGTCGAGGCGGAAGAAAAACTGCTGGCCCACAAAATTGAACAGCAACAGAGCGCCTACGAGGGCGGCAAAACGCAGCAGGTCGCGGCGTTTGCGGGAGGCTACTACGGGCGCCGCAGCGGCGCCGGATGGCGTGAGGTCGTTGGCGGGCGTCATTACCAATTGCGGCTTTGCAAAACAAGCCGCGTGGCCAGCAGCAAGCCGGCGATGAGGCTGAAGAAATACGTGAGGTCGCGCGAGTCGATCAGGCCTTTGCTGATGTCGCGGTAGTGGGCCGCAATGCCCAGTTGGCTGATGTAGTAAGCGGGCCCGCCCTCAAACACCGAAGCCAACGAATCGAAGCCGGAATACACTAGGAAGCAGCCCACCACGGCCACCAGAAAGGCAATAATCTGGTCGCGGGTGATGGCCGAAGCGAAAATGCCAATGGCCGCAAATACCGCCGCCAGCAGCACCAAGCCTACATAAGAGCCGACCGTAGCAGCCGAGTCGATGTTGCCAACGGGGTTGCCGAGCTGGTACACTGAGTAATAATACAGCAGCGTCGGAATCAGGGCCAGCAAGGCTAACAGTAAACAAGCCAGATACTTACCTCCGATAATCTGCCCATCGGTGAGTGGGCGGGTGAGTAGCAACTCGATGGTGCCGGCCTTTTTTTCCTCCGCAAACGTGCGCATGGTAATGGCCGGAATCAAAAACAGAAAGATCCAGGGGGCCGTGTTGAAAAGGGTGCCCAAATCGGCGTATCCATAGTTGAGCACGCTGCTGTCGGGGAATACCCAC
This window encodes:
- the gldF gene encoding gliding motility-associated ABC transporter permease subunit GldF, coding for MFAILRKEFNAFLSSPVAYVVIGVFLVATGLFVWVFPDSSVLNYGYADLGTLFNTAPWIFLFLIPAITMRTFAEEKKAGTIELLLTRPLTDGQIIGGKYLACLLLALLALIPTLLYYYSVYQLGNPVGNIDSAATVGSYVGLVLLAAVFAAIGIFASAITRDQIIAFLVAVVGCFLVYSGFDSLASVFEGGPAYYISQLGIAAHYRDISKGLIDSRDLTYFFSLIAGLLLATRLVLQSRNW